The Methanomicrobia archaeon genome window below encodes:
- a CDS encoding P-II family nitrogen regulator, which yields MKKIEAVIRPERLEQVKVAMEMQGQVAMTITEVTGRGEQKGIALQFRGRRMEVDTLPKVKIETIVKDELVESLVYAISNAARTGKFGDGKIFVSSLDDIIRVRTGEQGEKAL from the coding sequence ATGAAGAAAATCGAAGCAGTAATTCGACCAGAACGGCTTGAACAGGTTAAGGTGGCCATGGAAATGCAAGGGCAGGTTGCAATGACTATAACTGAGGTAACAGGAAGAGGGGAGCAAAAAGGCATCGCATTACAGTTTAGGGGACGACGCATGGAGGTCGATACACTACCAAAGGTCAAAATTGAAACGATCGTGAAGGATGAGTTAGTCGAGTCTCTCGTCTACGCGATATCAAACGCAGCGAGAACTGGCAAATTCGGCGATGGTAAGATATTCGTCTCATCACTGGACGATATAATACGAGTACGAACAGGGGAGCAGGGAGAAAAGGCGTTGTAA